In Mytilus edulis chromosome 4, xbMytEdul2.2, whole genome shotgun sequence, the following proteins share a genomic window:
- the LOC139520394 gene encoding uncharacterized protein encodes MSKAKVFVDGKIAGKKVVVFSKSYCPYCKKAKATLKKYFGEDEKDIIEIDNNPDCDAIQQYLGKITGAKSVPRIFINGKSIGGNDQLEELERKKKLTVML; translated from the exons ATGTCGAAGGCTAAAGTTTTCGTTGATGGAAAAATTGCTGGGAAGAAGGTAGTTGTCTTTTCAAAATCCTACTGTCCTTACTGCAAAAAGGCAAAAGCTACGCTGAAGAAATATTTTGGTGAAGATGAAAAAGACATTATTGAAATCGACAATAATCCTGACTGTGACGCAATCCAACAGTATCTTGGAAAAATAACAGGAGCAAAATCG GTTCCAAGAATATTTATTAATGGTAAAAGCATTGGTGGCAATGATCAACTTGAAGAGTTGGAACGGAAAAAGAAGCTGACAGTGATGCTCTAA